The sequence AAGGACCTTCAGGATTATATCAAGACGGAAGATACCGAAGGGCTGGCCATCCAGGAAAGCGTCATGCAGGGGGAACCCGTGCAGGAAATCACAAAATTCATTTCAGAAAAAAATATTGACCTGATGGTCATGACAGCCCATGAGCAGGGTTATCTTGAACATCTGCTGATGGGTCATGACATTCGGGAACTGATCCGAAAAATGCCCTGTTCCATGTTCCTGCTCAAAAGAGAACTGGAGTATAAGCGCTATGAATAAATAAATACCGCTGCCCGGCGTCCGGCGACGCCGCAGCGGTAGATCATCGTACCACAGCAGCAAAGGATTATTTCCATGCAAAAAAAAAAGGAAAACTCACATAACGATAAAACTGTGTCCCTAGAGGA comes from uncultured Desulfobacter sp. and encodes:
- a CDS encoding universal stress protein gives rise to the protein MKHPERILVVSMGTKQALEAVQWGISFARNYGAELFITHIVHNPFGLEGWSLPISSAKVIEDEFTKILEDARKDLQDYIKTEDTEGLAIQESVMQGEPVQEITKFISEKNIDLMVMTAHEQGYLEHLLMGHDIRELIRKMPCSMFLLKRELEYKRYE